CCTCTCTTTAGGACCCAGAGGTGCAGGTGGCAAGGTGGAGAAACTGCAAATGTATCTCTACAGGTATAGTTGCCACACCTGGCGAAGCCCTCAGGACATGCAGTTTTCAAAGCCTGTTCCAAGAGGACCCAAACTACCTCCAATGCAATATTGTAGGGGAAATATTATTAAACAATCTTTTGGGAAGTTTTTCTTCCCTTAGACTCTTTTGTAGACTTTATAGCATAGAAGAACGGATGCAGTTTCTTCTCAGACAAAAAGGGTCAGGAGATGTTAAACCTCAAGGGACTCCTAGGTGTTCATTaggtaagaaaggaaaaagcgTGAACCAAAGAGGTGTCATTAAGGTGTCGCTACAAATGACACCTTAAAACAGAAGCtgatggtttttttcttgtttttggaAGGGCCACAGCATGCTCTCTTCTACGTCTTATgttcttttactgttttcatcCTGCTTTCTGCCACCTCTTCTTCTGGCTTGTTGCCCATTGTTCCTTCAGACACCTGCCTGTGGAGCCTGCAAAACTCAGCATGGTTTGTTTCTTCCTTCCAGCAGATGTGTCCCTGGATGCTAGTAATCCCAGCAGGACTTACTGCCTCTTTTTTTAATACCAGGGGACTTCATTGGAGAGGTGCATGTTGCTGGATGAGAGCCTGTGCTCTCCAGTATCAGCTTAAGCTAGTAACTACAAGAAATTGTGAAGGTTTGTATCAAAACTGCAGAGGCAATTTACAGCAAATTCTATTAACAGAATCTGGCTTTGCTTTTGATGCACCTCTTTCAATGCATGTAAAATTAAGGGGACGTAAAAAGGTTTGTATGTTGCTTCATTGCAGCCAACACCTTCAAAATTTCTATTGCCAGAGTATTTCAGGACTGGAAATAGAAATGTTATCCATGTTGGTCTAATAGTTAAAATTATCCTATTAGTGTCTGTGTACTAAAAAGACTGGTAACAGGAAACATCCTATGAACGGAAAAGTAAGTAAAAGTTACTGGATTTGTTTGCACAGCAACTGTCTTAGGAAGCAGATGGCTGGAATTAGAACAAAAAATAACCATGAAAACAGGCACAATGTTCGTGGTGTTATCAGTGACATTTTATCATTTTGGTTTGCTTCTTGACTTTTAcgtctgtcctggtttgaggtaaaacagaaccaattttctgatttgtaattttactttttagctgggcctcttctaactggcTAAACTCCAAAATTAACaacatattgttcagaaactgttcactctcagagtgataagacctgattataccaaggaatggtacgcacagagcctcttgcttatacttattgctgtaacaaccaaggtcaacGGACTTCGCTAtctgccccgttagagggtcggaagcggagaagcgtagaggggtcccacctgcagggaggagcagacgggacaggtgacccaaaactgaccaccagggtattccatcccatgtgcatcacgctcagtataaaagctgagggatcaaaggggcaaggctgctctggctcgtgctctttcttcaatggccgacatctgaggaggaccctgtctgttcgtctgcctttaaTCCCGATCccagcattcctgactccagatccagaattcagctcctgtccgtcgctgactccagtctgggactttccctgcgtctgctggtgacgtgatcgtcatcctgggagctggatatggttttgtatatattgtatacttttttttattattttattattatttcttatttccttatttattattattttcattgaagtagtttagttcttttttctaaactcataaatctccttatctcttcctctcttctctggggagagggccatctgtcattctgattggccaatccagccaaaatcATGGCAATGTCAAATATTATCTGATGGTCTCTAGAGCAGACATTTTCTGTGAAGCATTTAAGCAGATGTTAGACTGCTCTAAAACAGTAACGGAGAGAGGAGTGGATGTAGATCTTAACTGGATGCAGAAAGAGACAGAGGAGTTCCTTAtgctgaaaggagaaagagggagccAAACCTTCAGTGATTTACGAATCTGTGCACAAGCCGGAGGGCAGCTCTCCATCCTCTCTTTGCCTTTCCCACAGCTTACCTAACTTCTGACGTGCAGGGATACTCCATGGAGGGACAGGCCAGGAGCCCCTTGTCCCTGTTTTCAAAGAGATTTAAGGAGCATCAAAGGCCCAAATCCTCTTGAACTTGGAGTGCCCTTTCAACCCTTGCTTCTGACCATTTAGCAGACCTGGTACTTCAGGTCTGCTGTATGTTTCACCCGACCTATTGCCCCGCTTACTCTGACAAGACAGTACATGTGCACACAGTGACAAGCGCTGGGGTAGAAAGCACAGATAACTGTTCACTACATGCTCTCGCTGCAAATCTTATCCTTCCCACTAAGGCCATTCTTTGCTACCCAGTCAGTGATTTTTATGAAACTTGTTGGGAGACTAACTCTTGAGACCTTGTCTCCTCTATTAAATGTGAGTGAAACTGGTCAATGGGTTGAACCAAACTGCACGAATTAAAAATGGCAAAGGACAGCAAATACGGAGTCCAAGAAGTTGAGAAAACTAGACTAAGAGTTTACAAAGACAGTCTCATCTACTTCAAAGAGAGGAGCCTAATAAACCCTGTTCCCCAAAGATACAGAGATCATTTTCTGCATCATGGGAATCCGGACACTATATTCTCACGGAAGggtttttgaaaagggaaaacacaTGCAGCAAAACTGCTTTTGATGAGAGCACTGCAAAATACCATAAACACTCCTGACAGTGTATTTTCAAACACCTGCTTCAATCCAGTTTTAGATGAAAGAGATACTCAGTTGAAGTAGCCTTGCTTCCACAAAGCCCAATTTGAATCAGTGATGGCACAGGAAGCAGAATTTGGGCTGTGCTCAAATTTTTAAGAGACTGTCTAGAGCAGTTGGTTTTCTTGCATATTGCAGTGAAAGATTCAGTGAGGCacttattaaaacaaacaaaagccattATTTCAGTAATGTAAAAAACTATCATTTACATCCAACAAACAGATCAAAAGATGCtcttttataaacaaaattcCCATCCCACAGACACAATGGTACGTACAAtaacatgattctatgatcacactTTGCCAAGAGATTCCAGTATAAGACACAgtaattcaaaagaaacaaagtgtAAGTTTATTGGACGCCAATATTTCTTAGTCAAGATCTAAGTAAAGAAAACACACAGTAGAAAAAGTTGTACAAAGCAGCAATGGATTTAcattacattaaagaaaaagtaaCCCTAAGCTATTAAGTCTCAGtcctaaaaaaagtaaaaacccaTCCTTAATCAAAATTCAACACCGGTGTATTGAACTGATATACAATGACTATAAGGTATACAGGATTATAAAACCAGCTTCTTTTGTCTTACCTCTATAATCCTTTAAAATGACAAGTGATTTTGTGTAACTAATTGGAAAATTCTATAGCAAATATATTGGATAATTCCAGTTTCTAGAAACTGTAGGAAACTCTTCCCCTGTACCCAAGCACTAAAAGTGATcccattttcctgctttttaaaaagggacaCTGTCAAGAATAAGCCTTAAAATGTGTACTGTATATGTATCTTGCATGTTACATtgcaaaaacatattttgttctggttttatgtacatattttaatttaaaaagatgcTGCTGCAGTAGTGGGAAGCTTGTGTCTTTAAAAGGTAATGCGTATCACTGAGAAACTGGAAGAGTGGATTGAGTCCATTTTTCTGGAATAGCAAGAGAAAAAGCAACGTGAAAAATAAGCTCAGCCCACAGAATTCAGACATGTTTTTCAGACATCCTTGCAAGAACTGAGGATGCCCTTAACAGGCATTTTCATGCCCAAGCAGCAAGTGTTATAAGTCAAtcaatgtttttctttgattttattaatatcaagtatttttaatacagataaGTACATTTACTGTATACAACCTTTCTCTTGATAGTGTCCCTTTATGTACAACAGTTATAGTACAGTTTTTCACAAgtcattttaaataaacaagaatcaatgacattaaaaaatactATCAGGCTGtgttcaacaacaacaaaaaagattttaacaCTGATTCATTaacagcaacatttaaaaaaaccaaatccctaagcttgctttgatttttatctaAATCTTCTGGTAGGAAAATGTAAACAATTTATTGAACAGTAGAGGCACATGCCAGATTACAGGCTCATGCCATATATTTGCACCCTCATTGTTAGTGCCAAGAAGGTAGGCATAGTCTGTCCTTATCCCATGTGAGGAACTTCTAGTTTTATCACTGGAAGCTTGGAACAAAAACAGAGTACATGTAGCTTCAGACCAAACCCGCATGCcctacttggggaaaaaaaccaaacaaacaacatcaGACAAAAATTCTACTGGATGTCACTAGAAGGCCTGCCAAAATAGGAAATGCAGGAACAAGTCTCTTACAGCTGTGTTTTGGTTCACAGATAAGGCTACATCTCCATTCTGAAATACACAAGACAAACTCTAGTGTCACCCACAGAAAAGCGCAGATACAAGAAGTAGAGACGGTATTATCACTGGTTCATGTCCTTTGATTTTTGTAAAATGACGGAATTATACCCTAGCTGTATACGCAGGTTTCACGTAGAGGAAAATTCATTTTAACTTTTAGTTCTAAGACTTAAAAAAGATAATCTGGATATATTTTTCTGCCATTGCTCACTTTCAATGGCTGATCATGGTCCCAATTTAGCAACTTAagcacatgtttaaaaaaaaccttaagacTGATCTCAATGGAATTTAACCATAGGCTTAGATGCTTTGCCAACACAgtgcctgaaaggaaaaaaagtcccaaaacaaaatacatttcatggCTCGACCCTGCTCCTCTTAAATGCAATGGAAGTTCCACTGTACTTCCACTGAAGCAGGATAGTTCTCTGAGATTTATCTGACAGattataaaaatagcaaaaaaagaaagaattaaagatTCTAATCTATATATTAAAACATCTGCACATTCCTGtcacaaattttaagaaaaaaagcaaaacattttttatatttaacaagACCTCTAACTTTGTATCACTTTAGTACACGGCTACAAAATTAAACAAGATATGATGCAGACAGGTTTTTATATCAataaatttgccttttattttgtctGTGGCCAAACTAGACACTCTTCAAAAGACCTTTATTTATAAACAAGCaactaacatttttttcataatttaacttttaaaacatatattaaagTTATATAAGTGGAAGCATATTTATTCCGTATCCTCCAAAATAAACACTTCTATCAAGGGCTTTTTAAGATACTGTATAAAAGCTAATAGAAAACCAGAACTGCTATATAAACATCTCATATTAAACTTCAGAGATCCTGAATTTCTTTACTAAACAACaggaactgaatttaaaaaaacgCACAGAACACgctcaaagttaaaaaaaacaaactttaaaaacaaccaaaccaacaaacaactaAAGAAAAACTTAGAAGGAGGCTATTTAGACCGAAaatattttatggatttttttataaTACATAGTATACTAGGAAAAAGGTAAGGTTTCTTCAAAGATGTTGCACAAGCTTTTGATTTAAAGTGTGTGGAATTTATCATCATATCACATAGCAGAATCCCAGCTGGAAGTTAGATGACTATGACATAGCTGAACTAGTTGCCACCTTCGTCTAGAAAGCACGCTGACTTTTCGAAGGCTACATATCAACTTTCAGACTGTTGCGTAGAGGAATCATTGGTGAAAACTTAGGAACCATTTTACAAAACCCTGTTCTATTTTATATGCACAGATTCCTTACGTACATTTAAATGATAATTAGCGCAGCTTtatgtttttctgattttgttaAACCAGGTTAAATGCAAtaaccattttattttgaaattgtttctggcaagaaaaaaatttagtctTATTAGATGCAATAAAAAAGTAACTAGAAATGTAACTATTGAACAAGTACCTTATTTTAATTGCAATGTAAATGAAAGAGTTTGATTGATATTCTAACAAATTAGCGTAATCATATTCAGATAAAATTTGCctgaaagaggacaaaaaaggaCATGTTACTATTAGAAGTATTAAGTAACAATTCCAGATTTTAatcaaaaatgaaacagaagatgCTTGATAtttttttggaagctgaaaaaaagtcaggGGTCCATCCTGAGCCaattcttttaaacaaaattctgttggaaaaaaaatggtagcaCACTTGGGCTTTCACTGAGAAAAATCTACTCCTGTGTGTGCCTAGCTAAGGATGCTCATCCTCAGATTCTCAGGAGTTACACTTGTGCTTAATTTTGCTAAATCTTAGTGTCAGCTTGCAATTCTTTTTACTTTCAAGTTtgggatgctgaaaaaaaattcatgGTTACATACACAATTAAAGCCTCACTCCTGATAACCCTGAAACTGGTGACCaaattcctgctgctttcaccaaGCACAGACCGGGCTCAGACTAGGTAGCGTGGAATgccatccccctctcccaacccaCATGGGGTAAAGTTGGTCAGGATCATAAATACTGTTTTGCATCATTTATGTTCACTTTAGTCCATCACCACTCCATTAAGTCTAAATTCTAGCAGAATTTTTCACTGTTTACCACCTACTTCTgcgtaaatattttcttttacttacaGAATAATTTTGGACCCTTACTATAGCTTCTGGTAAATATTTATGATACCACCTACACTAAATGGTCCAGTTGTGATTTGAGGTAAAATAATGGAACCACACAGAATATCTGCAGCCCATTATTACCATGATTTTCAACAAATTAGAAAATTGCAACACAGTATCACAAATTatagaaagcagcagaaagaaatatTCTATGCACTGTATTCGTAAAATGCAGTGATTGTAGTGTGAtggtttttcctctgctttgagcTGGATATGTATGCTTAATACAAATTTCAAATACATACTTCTTCATTTATACAGGTgtctatataaatatttacatttttagtttTTGTTAAAACACATCTTTATACTCATGGCCAACCTTATTACTGTATGTAGGAACACAACTCAGCTTCTGTCCCTTAATGagctctcttcttttttcatttaatagTTATACATTCCTTTGTAGTTAGAATTACAAACAGTTGTACAAATAGTGGAAACAAAATTATGAAACTTGTCTGACATCCATTCAGTCTTAGTTCATATTATAAACAGTACCATTTGCATTATGATGGCTGTTACTACAATGACTTTAGCTACCGAAGTATCTGTAGTATATTAGTCTTTGGGACGTTATATAAAGCAAAGTACCCCCTCCCCCAATTTTCCTTAGAAACATAATTAAATGGCTGAAAGCAGGCTTGCTGCtacttttttatataaaatcttAGTAATAATATTGCTGACTTTAGATTCTATTTTAATTTGCACAAGTTCCATATAACAACAAAACAATTCTATGTTCCCTTAAAATATCAAACATTCATATCCAACAACATCAGGATTACTCAAACTTGAGGTTTATTTGTTATTGCTAAAGGTTTCTAAGACCTAAGTCAATACAGCAAGACACTCCATCCACTTTCTCCCTAACTGCAAGTGTATGGCAACTATTTATATGGAGCTTGTGTGTTGgtgtctttattaaaaaaaaaaataattaatgaagttGATTACAGTATTTCACTACTATAAACTCACAGTTAGAATCCAAATTGTTGTTGCTCTTTCATTTAATATATAACTTTATATAtaatacacacgcacacaccaaCATCACAGGATGAAGATCCATGCATACAATCCAGATGTGATCATATTTCAgtgttaaatgaaataaaaattattctgttacTATTAGATCCCAGaccacagtattttaaattactcTGCTTTCTACCTACTAACCAAGTTAGTTTACCTTAATCTTCAAATCCAAGCAGCATCACAAATTCCAAATTTTTCGTCGCTGTCGTCGTTATTTTGATCCTCTTAGATTTCTAGTTTATATGGCATACATCTGAAATCCTGAACACAGCCTCCACTGAACTAGCTTTTTAAGGTACCTGTTAAAGCTAATTGTGTGTCTGTTCATGGCTCCAAAGACTAAAAGCTGTCTTAAAAGTCCTATGACAGAGTTTACACATGTATTGTCTTTTGAACGTGATTGCTGACAGTGGTGGAGCATGATAGAAGAGCGTATCTGACTCCTGCGGTATGAATAATTTTTCAGTAGTAGTGGAGCTTTCAGACAAGCCTGTCGGACTATCAGGCTCCAAAGGCtggattttggggaggggtgggggtggaggtaAGGGTGGTGGTGACGGGGAATTAGCTGGTGGACATATCTCAGGCTCTTTATTTGTGGactcctctgcagcctgtgacATGTGAGACTGGAAGTGACTCCACAGACGGAAATTGGTTCGGAAGGCCTTGTTACACACATGACAAATAAATGGTTTCACAGAGCATAAGAGCTCTTGGTGACGCTCCAGCTGTTTGCGTACAGTGAAAATCTTCCCACACTTTTCACAGGGCCACAAACCAGCATCTTTGTTGGAGATTACTTCCTTAGGTTCTCTGCTCGTTTCAGTTACCTCATCTTCTATATCATCTGCAGGCTCTTCTTTGATCTGAATTTTAAACTGCTTGGATACACTCAAGTCTTCAGGTAGGCAGGAGGAATCTTCAGAATCAAAATTTATTTGTTCTGACGAATCACTGAATACACCATCTTCCTTTGCAGTAACAAAATTGTTCATTTTATTGGACTCTGACTGAGGAGGCAATCTTGACGAACTAGTTATTTCTCCATTGTGATCCAGGATAGGTAAAGAAAAGTTCTCTGATGGAGCCATTGTGTTTTGATTGTGAACTTCAACTTGATGACGCCAAATACTAAAGGATGATTTGAAGGTACGCATACACTCAAGACAAGTAAGCTTCTTGTATTCACACTTGCTTTCATGCTCATGCTTCAGCTCTGGAGAAGAAAATCTAACGCCGCAGTAAGGACAGATAGTAGCATTTCTACAGAGTCGCTCGTGATTTCCCTGTTCAATAAGTGAAGAGAGCTTAGCATTGCAGAGACGGCACTGATAAACCTCTTTGCTTTCTACTGGACTTTCAATATGAGCATGATCTTTCTGCTTAGGACCCTTATTTCCTCCAATTGGTTTCTCCCCTGGGTGCATTTTTATGTGCTGTTTAAATTGCGAGAGGAAACGATAAGCTTTCCCACAGTAGGTACAAATATAGGCTCCTTTGGTTCTCGATCTTAAATTCCTTTTGATGACTTGTTGTGCTTGTGAAGCAGACTGTCCCTGAAAACCTTGCTTGCCACGTCTTAGTTTAACTATTAgagcttttttaatttctctctctctcactataTCGATCAGTTTTCTTTGGAATTTTTCATCCAAAACAGCATGTGAACTGGAAGCAGGTGAGGGATTCTTCACAATTCCATGTTGTGTCTGGCAGTGCGTCCACACTTTGAAATTTGTGTGAAATCTCTTGTGGCATATGTCACAAGCATAGGGCTTTTCCGGATTATGATACATGTTAACATGACGATGAAGACCTGCTGTTGATCGGAAAATTTTAAGGCAgtgtttgcatttgaattttttatttggtCTTGCTTCTTCCATCTCACTGTATTCATCTTTACTGACATCAGAATCAGGAAAATCAGCATCAAGGTGCGTAGGGCTTGAGCCTTCCTCAAAGTTATCTTCTGACCCAGGAGAACCCTGCTCATCCGCTTTCTGTTTCTTAAATGGTAGTCTTCTATCAGCTTGAAACCTCCTTTTTGCTGGAAGTCTACTTGGTTCCTTATGATCATCCtcagttttaaaaggaaagtcTTTATTTGTCGATGCTGAAGCATCACCCACTGTAACTCTTATTATTTCGGCAGGATCTGAAAGTGGACTGCTAGGTTCAGTTTTTATTCGCACCTCTGTGAGAGGGGAAGCAACCTCCCTATCAGTTGACTGAGAGGCACTGAAAGATCTAAGGCGATGTGGGTGTATTACCTGTGGTTTTTCATCTAAGACTAACTTCTCTGATGACTCCTTCACGGATGACTTTTGAGATACAATATTAAATGTCTTCTGGGAATCATTAGTTCCCGGCGAGGAGGATGATGACACCTGTGAAGGTTTTAGGTCAACAGAAGGTGAGTAAATAGGAACCTGGCTGTCCATGGACAGTGACCTTCGAAGGAGACTTTTTACAAGTGGCCCACTTCTGTCAATACTTTGGTTTTCTGCACCAGATCCGCTAGATGGGATTACTAGCCCTAACTTTGAGTAGTACAGCAAATTCCTGTCTTCACCTTGACCAATTCCTTTTCCAGCCTCTCGCAACAGAAATGTAGATTCTGATGTGCCACGCAGAGACAGGACTGGTGGACGCAGCCTTTTTAATGACAtctctgcagcctttcctcttaAAAGCTGACCACTGCTTCCTGGTTCATCGCTTGCAATTTCTTTCTCTGCTAAAGGCATTTGAGGCAATACTGTGTTCCTTTTCACTAAACCACCTCTGCTCTGATCCTCCACAGTTCCAGAAGTTTCATGAAGCTTGGTATAGCTCACAGGGCTTTCTTTCAGCCATCTCCTTTCAGTCAGCGATAAGTTGTGAAGGGTTTCAGTTGGTTTTGTTACTTGTGGTCTAGTGCTAGTTTTGACAGCAACAGAGGGTGAAGGTTTAGAAGTATGGCTTAAATCATGTTGTGTTTGATTTATACTTTTCACTTGTGCTTCAATTCTGTTCTGACAGACAATGACACTTCTCTTCTGAGAACTACTTTCGTCTTCATCTTGATACAGTATTTTCTTAACAGGGCAAGCTGGAAAAGGAGCTTGAGGACTCTTAGAAACAATGTTTGTAAGAAAGGATATTCCAAGACTGTAGCCCAGTTCTTGCACAGCTGCAAGACTGCCTTTTTCAATGAACAAGGATGAAGAATAAATGTAGTTTAACACATTATCAAAAGCATCTGGTTCACAAAAGTCAAGTTGAAACACCGACTGAGACTCATTCTCCTTATTTGTGAACAAAGTCTGGAAGTATTCACTGCTGGCAGCCAGAACATTTTTATGAGCTCGAAATTTCTGATCTCCTACTATAAGAACAACATCACACAGCTGTCCCTTTAGACGCTCCTCATTCAGCGCGCTTAGAAGTGAAATGGCATGTGCTGGATTTATGTAATGCAAGAGCCCCTCCATGATTCTGATGTTCctgaaaaagaacaacaaaaaaaagttgtagGTTGCCTTACGTGAACAGTTGTTAGAGATAAAGTAAACACACTAATCCCTCTGTACGTCATAAACTGGCTAAATCACCATCAacagagctgaagaaaacagCTTGTTTGGGGGAAAGGTATGGGAACTAAAACAACACTATTAGCTCCAACAGATGCACAGGCACAAGAAGAACCAGCTCACGTACCCACTTTCAAATACACTGTTAAACAGTGATCTTACACCAAGAATATTACACCTAACTAACTGAGGGGACTGTGTTCTCTTCCTGCAATACACCTGGTTCACATGAAGGAACAGTTCAATCGTTTCACTCTTGACCATCTTTTTCTCAGCTTTATCAATATCCACCTTGACAACTCC
Above is a window of Larus michahellis chromosome 1, bLarMic1.1, whole genome shotgun sequence DNA encoding:
- the ZBTB21 gene encoding zinc finger and BTB domain-containing protein 21 isoform X2 translates to MEGLLHYINPAHAISLLSALNEERLKGQLCDVVLIVGDQKFRAHKNVLAASSEYFQTLFTNKENESQSVFQLDFCEPDAFDNVLNYIYSSSLFIEKGSLAAVQELGYSLGISFLTNIVSKSPQAPFPACPVKKILYQDEDESSSQKRSVIVCQNRIEAQVKSINQTQHDLSHTSKPSPSVAVKTSTRPQVTKPTETLHNLSLTERRWLKESPVSYTKLHETSGTVEDQSRGGLVKRNTVLPQMPLAEKEIASDEPGSSGQLLRGKAAEMSLKRLRPPVLSLRGTSESTFLLREAGKGIGQGEDRNLLYYSKLGLVIPSSGSGAENQSIDRSGPLVKSLLRRSLSMDSQVPIYSPSVDLKPSQVSSSSSPGTNDSQKTFNIVSQKSSVKESSEKLVLDEKPQVIHPHRLRSFSASQSTDREVASPLTEVRIKTEPSSPLSDPAEIIRVTVGDASASTNKDFPFKTEDDHKEPSRLPAKRRFQADRRLPFKKQKADEQGSPGSEDNFEEGSSPTHLDADFPDSDVSKDEYSEMEEARPNKKFKCKHCLKIFRSTAGLHRHVNMYHNPEKPYACDICHKRFHTNFKVWTHCQTQHGIVKNPSPASSSHAVLDEKFQRKLIDIVREREIKKALIVKLRRGKQGFQGQSASQAQQVIKRNLRSRTKGAYICTYCGKAYRFLSQFKQHIKMHPGEKPIGGNKGPKQKDHAHIESPVESKEVYQCRLCNAKLSSLIEQGNHERLCRNATICPYCGVRFSSPELKHEHESKCEYKKLTCLECMRTFKSSFSIWRHQVEVHNQNTMAPSENFSLPILDHNGEITSSSRLPPQSESNKMNNFVTAKEDGVFSDSSEQINFDSEDSSCLPEDLSVSKQFKIQIKEEPADDIEDEVTETSREPKEVISNKDAGLWPCEKCGKIFTVRKQLERHQELLCSVKPFICHVCNKAFRTNFRLWSHFQSHMSQAAEESTNKEPEICPPANSPSPPPLPPPPPLPKIQPLEPDSPTGLSESSTTTEKLFIPQESDTLFYHAPPLSAITFKRQYMCKLCHRTFKTAFSLWSHEQTHN
- the ZBTB21 gene encoding zinc finger and BTB domain-containing protein 21 isoform X1; amino-acid sequence: MTSNSRWMESRRRRQRARANPERRRRGGQRGGRGWRRSGNIRIMEGLLHYINPAHAISLLSALNEERLKGQLCDVVLIVGDQKFRAHKNVLAASSEYFQTLFTNKENESQSVFQLDFCEPDAFDNVLNYIYSSSLFIEKGSLAAVQELGYSLGISFLTNIVSKSPQAPFPACPVKKILYQDEDESSSQKRSVIVCQNRIEAQVKSINQTQHDLSHTSKPSPSVAVKTSTRPQVTKPTETLHNLSLTERRWLKESPVSYTKLHETSGTVEDQSRGGLVKRNTVLPQMPLAEKEIASDEPGSSGQLLRGKAAEMSLKRLRPPVLSLRGTSESTFLLREAGKGIGQGEDRNLLYYSKLGLVIPSSGSGAENQSIDRSGPLVKSLLRRSLSMDSQVPIYSPSVDLKPSQVSSSSSPGTNDSQKTFNIVSQKSSVKESSEKLVLDEKPQVIHPHRLRSFSASQSTDREVASPLTEVRIKTEPSSPLSDPAEIIRVTVGDASASTNKDFPFKTEDDHKEPSRLPAKRRFQADRRLPFKKQKADEQGSPGSEDNFEEGSSPTHLDADFPDSDVSKDEYSEMEEARPNKKFKCKHCLKIFRSTAGLHRHVNMYHNPEKPYACDICHKRFHTNFKVWTHCQTQHGIVKNPSPASSSHAVLDEKFQRKLIDIVREREIKKALIVKLRRGKQGFQGQSASQAQQVIKRNLRSRTKGAYICTYCGKAYRFLSQFKQHIKMHPGEKPIGGNKGPKQKDHAHIESPVESKEVYQCRLCNAKLSSLIEQGNHERLCRNATICPYCGVRFSSPELKHEHESKCEYKKLTCLECMRTFKSSFSIWRHQVEVHNQNTMAPSENFSLPILDHNGEITSSSRLPPQSESNKMNNFVTAKEDGVFSDSSEQINFDSEDSSCLPEDLSVSKQFKIQIKEEPADDIEDEVTETSREPKEVISNKDAGLWPCEKCGKIFTVRKQLERHQELLCSVKPFICHVCNKAFRTNFRLWSHFQSHMSQAAEESTNKEPEICPPANSPSPPPLPPPPPLPKIQPLEPDSPTGLSESSTTTEKLFIPQESDTLFYHAPPLSAITFKRQYMCKLCHRTFKTAFSLWSHEQTHN